CGACAAGCCGGTCACCGTGGCCAAGGCCGCCGGTGGCAGCTGGTACGCCGGTCAGCCGACCAGCAACTACGTGGTGCAGATCCTCGGCACCAGCTCGGAAACCGCCGCGCAGAACTTCGTCAAGGAGCAGGGCGGCGAGTACCGTTATTTCAAGAAAGTCCTCAACGGCAAGCCGCTTTACGTGATCACCTATGGCAACTTTGCCAATCGTGATGCGGCCGTTTCTGCCATCAAGGCCTTGCCAGCGAAGGTTCAGGCTGGTAAACCTTGGCCTCGCACTGTCGCCAGCGTCCAACAGGAACTGGCAACAACTCGCTGAAGATTCGGCGGCCTTACCCAGGCCGCCTCTCCCGGCACCTCAAAATCTCCACGAGTGCGCGCTTCCTGAAAAGGTCGCGTGCCTTGTGGTGTCTGCGTCACAGTAGTTTTTGAGTCGTTGCGGTCAGAATTTAAAAAAGTTTTGACTAGCACAGCAGATCGCTTTAAACCTTTCACAAATGCGACATGAATTTGCGACAGTTCGTCGTCAAATTTGTGAGCCTCTGTGTCGCTGTGTACAATGACCACCCTTTTGCCCCCGCTAAGCCGGCGTACGTTCGGCGCGGAACGCAAGTGGTTGAATTGAAAAGAAATTTGCCTCGAATAGAGGCAGCCTGGTGAGAAAGTGTCTATGAAAGCAGGTCTGTACCAACCAGATGAATTCAAGGATAACTGCGGTTTCGGCCTGATAGCTCATATGCAGGGCGAGCCCAGTCATACCCTTTTGCAAACGGCCATCGAGGCCCTGACCTGCATGACCCACCGCGGTGGGATTAATGCCGACGGCAAGACCGGTGACGGTTGCGGTCTGCTGATTCAAAAACCCGACGCCTTCCTGCGAGCCATTGCCCAGGAGAGCTTCGGTGTCGAAATGCCCAAGCAATATGCCGTGGGCATGGTGTTCTTCAATCAGGATCCGGCCAAGGCCGAAGCCGCTCGCGAGAACATGAACCGCGAGATCCTCGCCGAAGGCCTGCAACTGATCGGCTGGCGCAAAGTGCCGATCGACACCAGCGTCCTCGGCCGCCTGGCCCTTGAGCGCCTGCCGCAGATCGAGCAGGTCTATATCGGCGGCGAAGGCCTGAGCGATCAGGACATGGCCGTGAAGCTGTTCAGTGCCCGTCGCCGTTCGTCGGTGGCCAACGCCGCTGACACCGACCACTACATCTGCAGCTTTTCGCACAAGACCATCATCTATAAAGGCCTGATGATGCCGGCCGACCTGGCCGCGTTCTATCCGGACCTGAGTGACGAGCGCCTGCAAACCGCGATCTGCGTGTTCCACCAGCGCTTCTCCACCAACACCCTGCCGAAATGGCCGCTGGCGCAGCCGTTCCGCTTCCTCGCCCACAACGGCGAAATCAACACCATCACCGGTAACCGCAACTGGGCGCAGGCCCGTCGGACCAAGTTCACCAATGATCTGATGGATCTGGAAGAGCTCGGCCCGCTGGTCAACCGTGTCGGTTCCGACTCCTCGAGCATGGACAACATGCTCGAACTGATGGTCACCGGCGGCATCGACCTGTTCCGTGGCGTGCGGATGATCATTCCGCCTGCGTGGCAGAACGTCGAAACCATGGACCCGGATCTGCGTGCGTTCTACGAGTACAACTCGATGCACATGGAGCCGTGGGACGGCCCAGCCGGCGTGGTCATGACCGACGGTCGCTACGCGGTATGCCTGCTCGACCGTAACGGTCTGCGCCCGGCGCGCTGGGTCACCACCAAAAACGGTTTCATCACCCTCGCCTCGGAAATCGGCGTGTGGAATTACCAGCCTGAAGACGTGCTCGCCAAGGGCCGCGTCGGGCCGGGTCAGATCTTCGCCGTGGACACCGAAACCGGGCAGATCCTCGACACCGATGCGATCGACAACCGGCTGAAATCCCGTCATCCGTACAAGCAATGGCTGCGCAAGAATGCCCTGCGCATTCAGGCGACCATGGAAGACAACGACCACGGTTCGGCTTTCTACGACGTCGATCAGCTCAAGCAATACATGAAGATGTATCAGGTCACGTTCGAAGAGCGTGATCAGGTGCTGCGTCCGCTTGGCGAACAAGGTTACGAAGCCGTGGGCTCGATGGGCGACGACACGCCGATGGCCGTGCTGTCCCAGCGTGTGCGCACGCCGTACGACTATTTCCGCCAGCAGTTCGCGCAGGTCACCAACCCGCCGATCGACCCGCTGCGTGAAGCGATCGTGATGTCGCTGGAAATCTGCCTCGGCGCCGAGCGCAACATTTTCCAGGAGTCGCCGGAACACGCCTCGCGCGTGATCCTCAGCTCGCCGGTGATTTCGCCGGCCAAGTGGCGCTCGCTGATGAACCTCGACCGTCCGGGTTTCGAACGGGCGATCATCGACCTCAACTACGACGAAAGCGTTGGCCTCGAAGCGGCGATCCACAATGTTGCCGATCAGGCTGAAGAAGCCGTGCGCGCCGGGCGTACCCAGATCGTCCTCAGCGACCGTCATATCGCGCCGGGCAAGCTGCCGATCCACGCCTCGCTGGCGACCGGTGCAGTGCACCACCGTCTGACCGAAAAAGGCCTGCGTTGCGATTCCAACATCCTCGTGGAAACCGCCACCGCCCGTGACCCGCATCACTTCGCCGTGCTGATCGGTTTCGGCGCCTCGGCGGTCTATCCGTTCCTGGCCTACGAAGTGCTGGGTGACCTGATCCGTACCGGTGAAGTACTGGGCGACCTCTACGAGGTGTTCAAGAACTACCGCAAGGGCATCACCAAAGGCCTGCTGAAGATCCTCTCGAAGATGGGTATTTCGACCATCGCTTCGTACCGCGGTGCGCAGCTGTTCGAAGCAATCGGCCTGTCCGAAGAAGTCTGCGAGCTGAGCTTCCGTGGCGTACCAAGCCGCATCAAGGGGGCGCGTTTCGTCGACATCGAAGCCGAGCAGAAGGCCCTCGCCGTCGAAGCCTGGAGTCCGCGCAAGCCGATCCAGCAGGGCGGTCTGCTGAAGTTCGTCCACGGTGGCGAATATCACGCGTACAACCCGGACGTGGTCAACACCCTGCAAGCCGCTGTGCAGCAGGGCGACTACGCCAAGTTCAAGGAATACACCTCGCTGGTGGACAACCGTCCGGTGTCGATGATTCGCGACCTGTTCAAGGTCAAGACCCTCGACACACCGCTGGACATCAGTGAAGTCGAGCCGCTGGAGTCGGTGCTCAAGCGCTTCGACTCCGCCGGCATCTCGCTGGGCGCACTGTCGCCGGAAGCTCACGAAGCCCTGGCCGAAGCCATGAACCGCCTCGGCGCGCGCTCCAACTCCGGCGAAGGTGGTGAAGATC
This genomic interval from Pseudomonas koreensis contains the following:
- the gltB gene encoding glutamate synthase large subunit, encoding MKAGLYQPDEFKDNCGFGLIAHMQGEPSHTLLQTAIEALTCMTHRGGINADGKTGDGCGLLIQKPDAFLRAIAQESFGVEMPKQYAVGMVFFNQDPAKAEAARENMNREILAEGLQLIGWRKVPIDTSVLGRLALERLPQIEQVYIGGEGLSDQDMAVKLFSARRRSSVANAADTDHYICSFSHKTIIYKGLMMPADLAAFYPDLSDERLQTAICVFHQRFSTNTLPKWPLAQPFRFLAHNGEINTITGNRNWAQARRTKFTNDLMDLEELGPLVNRVGSDSSSMDNMLELMVTGGIDLFRGVRMIIPPAWQNVETMDPDLRAFYEYNSMHMEPWDGPAGVVMTDGRYAVCLLDRNGLRPARWVTTKNGFITLASEIGVWNYQPEDVLAKGRVGPGQIFAVDTETGQILDTDAIDNRLKSRHPYKQWLRKNALRIQATMEDNDHGSAFYDVDQLKQYMKMYQVTFEERDQVLRPLGEQGYEAVGSMGDDTPMAVLSQRVRTPYDYFRQQFAQVTNPPIDPLREAIVMSLEICLGAERNIFQESPEHASRVILSSPVISPAKWRSLMNLDRPGFERAIIDLNYDESVGLEAAIHNVADQAEEAVRAGRTQIVLSDRHIAPGKLPIHASLATGAVHHRLTEKGLRCDSNILVETATARDPHHFAVLIGFGASAVYPFLAYEVLGDLIRTGEVLGDLYEVFKNYRKGITKGLLKILSKMGISTIASYRGAQLFEAIGLSEEVCELSFRGVPSRIKGARFVDIEAEQKALAVEAWSPRKPIQQGGLLKFVHGGEYHAYNPDVVNTLQAAVQQGDYAKFKEYTSLVDNRPVSMIRDLFKVKTLDTPLDISEVEPLESVLKRFDSAGISLGALSPEAHEALAEAMNRLGARSNSGEGGEDPARYGTIKSSKIKQVATGRFGVTPEYLVNAEVLQIKVAQGAKPGEGGQLPGGKVNGLIAKLRYAVPGVTLISPPPHHDIYSIEDLSQLIFDLKQVNPQALVSVKLVAEAGVGTIAAGVAKAYADLITISGYDGGTGASPLTSIKYAGAPWELGLAETHQTLRGNDLRGKVRVQTDGGLKTGLDVIKAAILGAESFGFGTAPMIALGCKYLRICHLNNCATGVATQNEKLRKDHYIGTVDMVVNFFTYVAEETREWLAKLGVRSLEELIGRTDLLEILEGQTAKQHHLDLTPLLGSDHIPADKPQFCGVERNPPFDKGLLAEKMVELASSAINDLSGAEFELDICNCDRSIGARISGEIARKHGNQGMAKAPITFRFKGTAGQSFGVWNAGGLNMYLEGDANDYVGKGMTGGKLVIVPPKGSVYKTQESAIIGNTCLYGATGGKLFAAGTAGERFAVRNSGAHTVVEGTGDHCCEYMTGGFVCVLGKTGYNFGSGMTGGFAYVLDQDNTFVDRVNHELVEIQRISGEAMEAYRSHLQNVLNEYVAETDSEWGRELAENLDDYLRRFWLVKPKAASLKTLLSSTRANPQ